The Larus michahellis chromosome 8, bLarMic1.1, whole genome shotgun sequence nucleotide sequence ACAGCATGCAGGAATGTTTGACAAATTTTGTCAATTTTAGTCCTTAAGACTCTTAAGAGCTCTGTTCCTTGCATTGTTTGGTTCACAGTATCAACATTTCAGGTATTAAATAAAGAAGCCTGAGCCAGTAAAATGCGTTTCGAAACGCGGGACTGGCTGTAGCGTGTCCGGCCGCAGCGACTGCATACCTGAGCTGACGGCGGGGCTCACCGCTTCCAGCGGGAGTGCTGAGTTGCAGTAAGTGTTAGGTGTTTCAGATGCCTGCGTTATGGCATTTGCAAAATCTTTTGATGAATACATCAATCGgtattttaaattcttattaaaaGCCGGGTTTTGTCCTGGTACTGAATGGATACAAGCGACCCAGCCAGCCCTAGGGCTGAAGGGAACAAGGCTGTGTCTGCAACTGCAGCAAACACATCAGGGCAGCCACAGTGGCCGCGTCGCTCCCAATTCCCCCCGCGCAACAGCGGCTCTTCCCGCAGCACCAAGTACACGGGAAGCCGAGGAGCGTCGAGGAGACGCTGTTGGTGCTGACAGCGTGAGTACGTCAGGGTGCTGGTCTACAGCCCACCCCTGGGAGCAGCCCCTTCCTGGGCTACAGCCGCCCCCCGTCCCTCTGCAAAGCTACGCTCCTCTGTCTGccgcagttaaaaaaaaaaagcccttttcaaACCTGAAAGACAGCAGAATGAGCCGTTTTGGCAAAACATTGCTGCATTGCAGCTTTGCCAAGTCTCGTCTGACATCCATCCCAGTGGTGATGTGCTCCATGTCTGCCTTTCCCAGTCCTACCGGGACAGGAGCCAGTacatgggcaggatggggcaaACCCGTAGAAATCGCTCCGAATAAAGGTTTCACACATTTAACTGTAAACGATGGCACAACATTTTGTACCCACAGCGTCCTTTCTCTTGAGATCTCATATCACGTGTTAAACATGGCAACAGCTCTTTGAGGTAGCTACTGTGTTTTGCATATGGAATCTCTGAAACGGGGGAGAGCCCCAATTTGCCGAGGGGCTGTTTGCCAAGTCCCCAGGCAGTGACTCGAGCACAGCCCAAGCTCAGCGACTCTGCCGCATGCCGGGATCCTGCTGGGGAGCAAGGCGGGGGGCCTTGCTGCGTCTCTAGCTCAGCCCCCCAGAACTGGAGTCCCAGTTTTCAAGGTTCCGGCTTCGAGATTTATGAGAGAATCCCAAACTCCTCCCAAGTCTCAACTCACGAGAGGTTTGCCGTGAAGAAAACAGCGTGGTTTATTTTCTAAAGCACACTGATAGCATTTTAGGtagccggggtgggggtggggtggaaggTGTTTTAAAAGGATTCTGCTTCTCTTGTATCTGCAGTTCTCATAGTTAGGTTTAAAAAGCACAGCATCAGCCACATCATCCCGGCTGCTGCCCCATTTCTCCTGTTACATtaatattcaggggaaaaaaagggggggggcggggggaaatccCTATTGGATTATTTAAATTGGTAGCGAAATAAATTGGTAGGTGGAATAACCCAGGCAAATTTGCCTTAAAATGGACCAGGGAGAGATGACGAGCTGCCTCCCAAACAGAGGGGTGCAGCAGGCTCTTGTGGGGCAGAGGAGCGGCACCCGGGAGGAACGAGGGGAAAAACGAGGGCCGTGATTTCCCCGGAGCTGGCGGCGGGGGAGGCAAAACACTCCTCTGGCCCAGCCCTTCATCTCCTCCTGGGCCGTTCAGAGACCTCCAGGGAGGCCAAGTTCCAGATGCCTCACCGACAAGAGTTAAAACACCCAACACTTTTACTGGTGGGAGGAGAAcagctcattttaaaaataaactaaagaaaataaaaatgcagtgcagTGGAAGAGATTCTTAACCAGAGCAGACCAAGGGAAACGCAGGAAACGGGAATGTTACCACCACGGGACGTGACCAACCACGTAAGAATCGAGCCACAGGAAGCTGAAATCCCAAAACAGCatggggaggatggggctgggtTTGCTCTCGATGCTTTGGGAGGCAGTTTGAAACTCTCTTGGCTAAGAGATTGAGAGATCTAAGGATCTTACATGAGGGATACACACATGCTCCAATTCCAGAACTCCTGATTTTCCAGAGCAAAGGTAGTACTTTTCCCTGCTCTATCAGACTCCAATTATGCTGAAATGCCAGAGACAGAAGTTCCATTTGTCTGTGAGAAATGGTAAATTCCACACAACAAGTGGGGAACCCCGAAATCAGAACTGTCCCAGAGCCCCGTCTAACTGCAGTTACCTGCTCTGCTCTCGCAGCGAGGGGGGCAAGGTGGCAGAGTCATTTCCTTCACTccaatcctttaaaaaaacaaaaccaaaaacaaaaccccaagcaacTTACATAAACACCTCAAGTTCTTCACCTCCCATTGCTCCAAATACTGGGGGCTCTTTTCTCCCGTGTCAATACCTGGTGTTTCAAAACCACTAATTAAAGCAGCGGGGTTAGAAGGAACTACTTTACGTGTATGATGTTAGCCACACAGATCCCATCAACCTTAATAAAGACATggtgagaggggaagaaaataaatccaagtcTTTACCGAGAAACATGGCCGTGGACCCGTGGATTGCTGTGCTGGCAGGAGAAACCGCCCTTCCACCGCCTTTCGGCTCACCCCCGCCCCAAGCCCAGAGCCGTTCGCGCCGCTCCCGGCCGGGGAACTAGGAACTCACTCGCTTCAGACCACACTTCCCCGCATTGGGTGACGTGGCCACTCGGCTGGGATCACCCGAAGCATCGCAGGGCAGAACCCTCGTGGTCCTCTGCGAGGAGCCTTCACGCAGCACAGCTGCATCCCAAAAGCAGACATCCGTCCGCACCAAGCCCTGCACGCCTGCCAGTGGCAAATAccacccagcagcagctgagggttTGATGCCTCTTCTCACTTGGTTCCCACCTAGACACGAACACGGGTAACTTTGCTCCCCAACCTGATCAATGGGCCACCAGCGCCTTTGCTACACAGCTACTTTTGGGAATAATCATCAGGAATTATGGACACACAGAGTATTTTTGGTGCGTTGCAAAGATACGTTATCTACTTACAACTCCTGAAACTCAATATTGCTTCTTAATCCTAAGAAACATCCCTCTAGAGTCCAAAAAAAGCATTGGACTAACCTTTCCCTGCAGGAAAAGATGAGCCAGAGCCCTTACCCCAAGCGCTATCGACAATACAGCCCTTTAACGCAAGAACATCCAGCGACCACAAAGATCAGAACAAGTAGAAAGATTTCTTGGGGTTGAAGACAATCAGTTATTCCTTTCTAAAACAAAGTTCGTCCCATTAAAAAAAAGGTGACTGGATTTAATAAATAGTCATTTTTGAAATGATAAATAAgttaaaaattaacttaaaataagCTAGTATTTGAATAAATACATCTCAGTGAGTGCTTAAATACatacatggtttttttttttttttttaaaaagttttctcttCAAGTTAGCTCACGTTTTAAAGAAGCAAGTTGTATAATACTGCCATAAAATGTTGTGCCTTCAGGAAATAAACATATTGCTTTTCGTAGCCCTTTATAATTTGATTCAGTTCCCCATCCACTTTGATGAGATGGGTCAGATCTGCTCCTTATTGCTTGTAAAcctgaggaaaaaggaaaaatagtctATCTTTAAGAAAGATACTGCTTACTGGAGGCAGGTTCTCCACCTGCACTTcctaaaaaaacattttgatttttgtgtatctcggtgggtttaaaaaaaaaaaaaaacaacacatttccTAATAGCATCCTGTCAGATCGGAAGAGGTTTTAAGTTTGACCTGGAACTGATTTCTGAAACATCCTGTCTGTATTAAGGTATTTACAGTTTGCTTCAAGTCCCTGGCGCCTGAAATGCCCAACTTTTACCCTGGGCACCCAGCAAACTAGGCGAGTTTTGCTACACAGGAATAATCTAGTCCTACAGATCAAACAGATAAGGCAACATCAGTCTCCTCTACCACGCGTAGGAAAAGGACTGATTGGAAAGAGCCCTTTAAAAGTCGAGTAATAACACGGATTCATGCAAACTGACATTCATCCAAACCCACAACTCATGGAAAGAAAAGCTACTGAGAAGTAGGCATCTGATATAAAACTTCTAAATCTGCCATTCGAATTCTaaagtggtttgttgttttttttttttgtttgggttttttttttttgtttaaaatagctCCCAGAAGCCTCTCTGTGTCCAAATGGCTGCTACCTGCgaccacgcgaacgactgcctcAAGGCTCAGCCCCTGTAGGCTCTTTGGTTTGGGGCACAGAGCAGCTCCAGGGCGGCCAGGAAGCCCCGAGCCATTTTTCCTTGCCGGCGTCGCCTCGGCCCTGCTATCTGGAAAGATGGGAGCTGCTCTGGGACTGGCTGGAAGATGTCGTGGCTCCACTCAGCTGGGAAAAGCCGCTGTTGCAAGATTCCAGGCTCGACATGGATCCCCTGGGTTGGGACAAAACAGAgaggtggtttttggttttttttttttttttttttttaagaaggcaGCTCTATACGGGTAACTCCATACATCTGACAGGAGATCAGCTTACACTCTGTAAcgcttgaaaaaatattttattttttgtcccaTCATTTTTAACTTTGTCTTTGAGAATCTCAGGGTTCCTTTGTGTCGGGATGAAACATTAATTTGTCatagacatctttttttttccttagctacAGATAATATCTCTTGTCTTTCCAGATAATATACCTTGTCTCCTGCAGTGATTCTGGGAGCCTCTGAGGGGCTGCATTCACAGCCCCCGAGCAGCAAAGGAAACCAAAGAGCACTCCAAATGCAGCAGAGCTCTGTGAATGCAGCTGCCACCGCTGACCCAAGAGCTCCAGCAGGTCCAGCCATGGCCTTCAGCTCCTTCCGCCAAAAGCAGGCTGGGTTCACCGTAGCTACAGCTGCTAATTTAGTAATTTAGTACAGGAGAACGAAATTACTGGGTGATTTGAAAAGTACTTTTAGCATCAAAGGAGGCCAGACAAATCCTGCCGAGGTTGATGTATTCACCTATTCAGAAAGCCCTCTGCAAGTCACGACTGAGACCTTTCTCAAGTGCCAAACGAAATACGGATGAAACGTCCCAGCTGACATTTAAGTTACTCCAAAAGTAACTTCTCAAAATGTTCCCAACTAAGATAAAAAGAAACTCCTCAGTTGGAAACCTCCCCCGCTTCAGGTGGCTGTAGGCAAGAACTGAAGCACAAATGCCACTGCGGGACATACAGCCAAGGGGGTCCTTTGTGACCTACAGCACTGAAGGAGATTCTTCGCACAAAATGCCATCAAGATTGCGTCCACCTTACTCATCATCAGTGCAAAACACGCTGTGGAGCGTATCTGGATGTTTAATTCACGCACAGCCCTCTTATTTTGCTTCTCTATCGCGAGTTATACAGTAACCCTCCTCCAGCCAATCTCCTACCTGAAGTCCTTGGACGCAAGGACCTCGTAGTAGTAGATAAGCTTGCACTTGTGACTGGAAACTTGCAGAGAGGCAAGAACATCATCCACCCGGGGCAGGCTGGTGCCAGAACAGGGCAGAGGGCCGTGCATTTTCCACTGCAGAATGTAGAAGCCGGGCCAGCGGGTCACATGAGATCCCTGGAACAGAAAGCGAGTGCCATCAAGTGACTACCAGGTGTCTTAAGAAACAGATGGAACACTTGGCAAAGTCAAAAGAAACTATTGAACCGACTATTTTGGGGGGCAAACATCATTCACTTATTTTACGTTCCTGAGCCACACACCCCtgtaatgctattaaaaaaaatatggttattttCAATTAGTTTATCATTATGGCTTATGGAATCTCTTTCCAATGGCTCAGTCTAAATTTGGACTGCACTAGCAGCCGCTTTCACAGGCAATGCGGAGAACGACGACCACAGCAACTATTTCCAAGCAATATGTAATTTCCCATGCCATCaattcctttccttccccaccaccagaCCACTCCAGAGTTTGCTTGGACTCTAAGATCCCTGTCAGGACCCAAACACCTCTGACCTGGATGCTCTCTCCTTCCCGGCAAACCAGTGGAGATTCCACCCGGCTGTAGTCCACCCCAAGGACCCATGTCTTGTCAATCAGCTGCGTGTTGTCCCCAGCGGCAGAGGTACTCGGTAACGCGGCTTCTTTATGACTTGTTTCAGGAGCTCGTTTGGAGTGAAAGAGGCTGAACACCACATCTCCCTTCAGGATGTCAAAGTCCCAGGTGATGACGGATTCCCCTTCCAAAATCTCCACAACTATCtaagaaaggaagagaacaagCACATTATAAACAGTCAGGTCTTCCAATGGCAGCCAGCATCTTCCTCCCCACTCTGCAAACGCGCTTTTCTCTATAATCCTTCAGTTAAACTATTGGTCTTGATTCCTAAGGAGGAGATAGTTTTGACATTCAAGTGCTCCTTGTTCAGACAGTCCCTTTTCTGATGACCCCTGTCAGGACATTCCCAGTACACACCTTCTGACATCACCACCATTACTGCCCTGGCTATGCCATTGAAAATGGCAACTATACTATCAGAAGGGAAACCGAGGGAGCTTTACTTCCCCAAGAACGCGGTCCAGAAGATCAGCCTGCAGTAGAGAAAAGAGACACTGTTTCTCAAACTGCAGTTCTTTATTTCCACACTTCTAGCTCACATTGGCCTTCCCAAAAAAAGCCACGCTGCTGCTGAACCATCCGGTGCTCACGCTTTAGGAGCTCTTTGCTGTTCTAGTCAGCCTTAACAAAAGGAACACATCCCCGACACCAGTTCCGTGCCTCCTTCAGCCTTATGAAGTTCTGGTTTGTACCTCATGTGGAGCTCCTCTGAGGACACTCGCAGAATGATAGATAGTTTCTGTCCATAACCGAATGTGATCCGAGTTCTCCGACTCTTCTTCTGTTTGATAAAGTGACTTGGGAACAAGTCCACCTTCTGGGACAGTACACTGGAAGAGTCAGACAAGCAAATGTGAGGGTTCATACTCATCTAGTTGTAAAAGTATCAAGTCACCTCAACCATGAATGCTTGCCCGCTGTGAGACACGGAGGACAACACCCTCAGCTGCCACAAGATTTCACAGTGGGACTAAGTGTACTTGAACTGTGACAATTTATTTAAGATCTATTTAGAAAGCTGACTTCTaacccccttcccagggcagcatCACCGCTCCAGGGTGAAGTCTCCTGTGCAGGAATTAACTGCGCTGTGCTCAGAGCAGTGGTATCCCAGCCAGAACAgaggtttcacagaatcacagaatggccggggttggaagggacctctggagaccgtccagtccaaccccctgccagagcagggtcacccagagcaggtggcacaggaacacgtccaggcgggtttggaatgtctccagagacggagactccaccacctctctgggcagcctgtgccagggctctgccaccctcacaggaaagaagttcctcctcatggttaggtggaacttcctatgctcaagtttgtgcccgttaccccttgtcctgtccccgggcaccactgaaaagagcctggccccatcctcctgacacccaccctttcagtatttataagtgttgataaggtcccccctcagctgtcttttttccagactgaagagacccaaatccctcagcctttcttcataagagaggtgttccagtcccctcagcatcttggtagccctttgctgtcccctctccagcagttccctgtccttcttgaaccggggagcccagaactggacccaaaactccaggtgtggcctccccagggcagagcagagggggaggatggcctccctccacctgctggccacactcttcttggtgccccccaggatgccattggccttcttggccaccagggcccattgctggctcatgggcatcctgttgtcccccaggactcccaggcctctttccacagagctgctctccagcaggtcacccccaacctgtcctggtgcggggggttattcctccccaggtgcagcaccctacacttgctcttcttgaatttcataaggttcctctttgcccagatctccaacctgtccaggtctctctgtatggtggcacagctgtctgctgtgtcagccacccccccgcagctttgtgtcatcagcaaacatgccgagggtgccctctgtcccttcatccaggtcattgatgaatgcaTTGAAGaggaccggtcccagtactgacccctggggaacaccactcatcactgacctccaactagactctgtgcccctaatcacggccctctgagctctgcctaGATTTAACCACCTTCCAACTTGTCTAGTTTAACCACCTTTCAGAAGGGGGTGGAAGGCCAGGGTGTTGAGGGGGAGGGAATTGAGGGAGCGTGCATATTGGGGATTCCACCTGCCCAATGGGAAGGAAAACTCACCATGCAGTCTCCACCCAGGAAATCTGGGATCACGTCTTTGTCCACGTAGTCTATCAGCCCCCCTGGACCCTGGTAGTTATTCCCACTGTAAATGAGGAACTTCTGCCTTGTGTTCTCATTGATAAAGGGACTGACCTGAAATAAGAAGTGGACAGATGACATCAGCATCACTGAGTGAAGTTAGAGACAATGTTTATACCATCTTACACAGATGCTTCAGGTGCTAGACGGGAAGGCCtcacagcagcaggaatgcagacCAGCAGTAGTGCAGAGCTTCACAACTCTGAAGCACTCGCCCAAAGAAAGGGGCAACAAATGAAAAATGTACTATATTGTCGTCTCACAACATTTTCTATTCCATGTAAAATAAGTTTGCACTCACTGCACCACATATAAACCTCACAAGAAGTTTAACAAGCATGTTCTTACATTGCCAGAACAGTCAGCAGGCACCAGCCAGAACCATGTCTATCCTTCTTCTCTTCAGCGTCCTCCAgcatgaggtttaaaaaaaaaaaaagtatgtctttTCCCATCAATATGAAAACCCACCAAGTTTGGGCTACCACTGGCTGCATGAGGACTCACAGTTTAGGTCTGACACCCTGTCCTGCCCTGGTGGACGACAGTCACTAGAATCAAGGGAGCTTCAGGCATGCTACAGCTCGCTCTACAGCAAAGCTGTGGCCCCTTCAGGAGTTCAGCCACAGCTTGCCTGGAAGCTTTTCCCTCCCTGACTCTTCAAATAAGCAGAACTTACACTAACTGGATGATTTAGCTATTTGTACACACACAAGTGCTTACGATCCTGCAGTCCAGATTTCACCCACCAGAGTCCAGAGCACAGGAAAAACCCTGGGTGCTCGCACTATCAGTAGTCTCCCCAGAGTCTCAGGGTAGTTGTCCTCTACAACCTCAATTATCCGAAGCAGGGCCTTAACCCCAGGCCGCCAGAGATGCCGCATATTTAGTCCTTCCAAGTCCACCAGACATGTCCAGGacctaaaacaaaaatgcagaaaaagacctgTCAGAACTTCATTGCGCGGTGGCTGCTCAGTTTACAATCCACAAAGTGTTTCCGTAACACCACTGCCTGTACAAGGTCTAGTGAAGCCAACAGGGGAGACCGGCAGTTCCAATAAAAAGTAGATCTCCTTACAACAAAAGGTAGATCTCAACAATAAAAAGTAGATTCAGCAGATACCTGAAAGCTCATCTGGATTCAGGCTAAAACAGACACCCAGCCCTGAAGACAAGAACATACACTGTCAgggtgggagagggtgaaggCAGGCAGGCCTattgagaaaaataattcaaaaacgCATTTTAAATGAAAGTGGAAACTGATAGGCAGtctcctgtatttaaaaaaaaaaaaagaagagaatttaaaGAATTTGGATTAAAATCACCAAGATTAAACTCATCTGAAAAGGGACATAAAAAGATGTAAGGAAGAACAAATACTTTTCTTCATATGAAGCTGTAGAATTTATCTGCATTAAAGTCCACTCTATGTGGAACCCCAAGCCCAGAAACAGCCTGTAACAGAGACACGCTGCTGTCTGCAGTTTAACCCTAAGGACATCATCTAAAACCCTCACAGAAGCATTCTCCTCCCCATGTCAGTTCAAACTCTGTGAGGATACAAGAAAACTAACTATACTAACGTGATGGGGCGGCCAAAGATGTTGGTGTTTTCCTCGCATCTCTTCTGCCCTTCCTCGTTAATTGACAGGACCTGAAATCAAAGACAGTACGGACTAGGATTAGCCTGAGTAAGACCGAGAAACTAGGGTATAGCCCAGAGATCTTATTTCAAAAAATACAGAACCCAGAAGTATACCAGTTTGAGAACTTGCAGTATGccaaacagagcagaaagaagaaatatgaaatgaTGAAATAGAAGAGTCTAAAAATCAAACATTATTAGCTGAGCTGCATGAAAAGGCCATGGAAACCTTACAGCTGAACTACAAGCAATCAGAAAACATCTTTCTGGCCCGTTCATACCATTACAAAAGCTTTACTTCTGTCTCTGCAGGAAGACAGAGAAACTGTGTCATGCCAAAGTCACTTAGGCATCTTTGAGTCGCCAGCCACGAAACGCAGGAATTATTTGTGCCAGGCAGGTGGATTCCTGCTGCACTACAACAAGGCTTCTAAACACCCCAAGGGAAATAGAGTTCCTCAAGTGAGAAACGAAAGCACAACTTACATGTCGCAGCAGTGATTCCTCTCC carries:
- the SEC14L5 gene encoding SEC14-like protein 5 isoform X1, whose protein sequence is MVQKYQSPVRVYKYPFELVMAAYEKRFPTCPEIPVFLGSEILHESRSDDGAVHIIERSCKLNVDAPRLLKKIAGVEYVFFIQKNTVNWKERTLRIEAHNETFANRVVVLETCSYSVHPENEEWTCFEQSASLDIKSFFGFESTVEKIAMKQYTSNIKRGKEVIEHYLKELISQGITFIPRWTPPPVCGQKDERTPAVGHDAYDEPLESGARATTKEQSGSSCPAAEAVSPDADKLDADYIERYLGQLTPMQESCLIRLRQWLQETHKGKIPKDEHILRFLRARDFNIDKAREMLCQSLSWRKQYQVDYILQSWRPPALLDEYYTGGWHYQDKDGRPLYILRLGQMDTKGLVKALGEESLLRHVLSINEEGQKRCEENTNIFGRPITSWTCLVDLEGLNMRHLWRPGVKALLRIIEVVEDNYPETLGRLLIVRAPRVFPVLWTLVSPFINENTRQKFLIYSGNNYQGPGGLIDYVDKDVIPDFLGGDCMCTVPEGGLVPKSLYQTEEESENSDHIRLWTETIYHSASVLRGAPHEIVVEILEGESVITWDFDILKGDVVFSLFHSKRAPETSHKEAALPSTSAAGDNTQLIDKTWVLGVDYSRVESPLVCREGESIQGSHVTRWPGFYILQWKMHGPLPCSGTSLPRVDDVLASLQVSSHKCKLIYYYEVLASKDFRGSMSSLESCNSGFSQLSGATTSSSQSQSSSHLSR
- the SEC14L5 gene encoding SEC14-like protein 5 isoform X2; translated protein: MLERMSCKAYEKRFPTCPEIPVFLGSEILHESRSDDGAVHIIERSCKLNVDAPRLLKKIAGVEYVFFIQKNTVNWKERTLRIEAHNETFANRVVVLETCSYSVHPENEEWTCFEQSASLDIKSFFGFESTVEKIAMKQYTSNIKRGKEVIEHYLKELISQGITFIPRWTPPPVCGQKDERTPAVGHDAYDEPLESGARATTKEQSGSSCPAAEAVSPDADKLDADYIERYLGQLTPMQESCLIRLRQWLQETHKGKIPKDEHILRFLRARDFNIDKAREMLCQSLSWRKQYQVDYILQSWRPPALLDEYYTGGWHYQDKDGRPLYILRLGQMDTKGLVKALGEESLLRHVLSINEEGQKRCEENTNIFGRPITSWTCLVDLEGLNMRHLWRPGVKALLRIIEVVEDNYPETLGRLLIVRAPRVFPVLWTLVSPFINENTRQKFLIYSGNNYQGPGGLIDYVDKDVIPDFLGGDCMCTVPEGGLVPKSLYQTEEESENSDHIRLWTETIYHSASVLRGAPHEIVVEILEGESVITWDFDILKGDVVFSLFHSKRAPETSHKEAALPSTSAAGDNTQLIDKTWVLGVDYSRVESPLVCREGESIQGSHVTRWPGFYILQWKMHGPLPCSGTSLPRVDDVLASLQVSSHKCKLIYYYEVLASKDFRGSMSSLESCNSGFSQLSGATTSSSQSQSSSHLSR